One window from the genome of Streptomyces cadmiisoli encodes:
- a CDS encoding ABC transporter ATP-binding protein gives MDEASATAGERTGDGVIHTRALTKRFRGGQLAVDGLDLTVPAGSVFGFLGPNGSGKTTTIRMLMGLIEPTSGTAHVLGRPMPRATRAVLPYVGALIEGPALYGFLSGRDNLLRLDSADPTADPRTRRARVTAALDRVGLAAAAGKKAKAYSLGMKQRLGLAAALLQPRRLLVLDEPTNGLDPQGMREIRALVRELASDGTTVFLSSHLLDEIEQVCTHAAVMARGRLVTQGAVTELAAGIRGRLVVTTPDPADAARVLKERGVADVVVDEDRVTGEPPEGELADLNAALVAAGVRVRGFGVERATLEDAFMALTGEGFDVAG, from the coding sequence ATGGACGAAGCGTCCGCCACGGCAGGCGAGCGCACGGGTGACGGCGTCATCCACACCCGTGCGCTCACCAAGCGCTTCCGCGGCGGACAGCTCGCCGTCGACGGGCTGGATCTGACCGTTCCGGCGGGCAGCGTCTTCGGCTTCCTCGGTCCGAACGGCTCCGGCAAGACCACCACCATCCGGATGCTGATGGGCCTGATCGAGCCCACGTCGGGCACGGCGCACGTGCTGGGGCGGCCCATGCCCCGGGCCACGCGCGCCGTGCTCCCGTACGTGGGCGCCCTCATCGAGGGCCCCGCCCTCTACGGATTCCTCTCGGGCCGCGACAACCTCCTGCGCCTCGACTCCGCGGACCCGACCGCCGACCCGCGCACCCGGCGGGCCCGGGTCACGGCGGCACTGGACCGGGTCGGGCTGGCTGCGGCGGCCGGGAAGAAGGCCAAGGCCTACTCCCTCGGTATGAAACAGCGGCTCGGACTCGCGGCCGCCCTGCTCCAGCCCCGCCGCCTGCTCGTCCTCGACGAGCCGACCAACGGGCTGGACCCGCAGGGCATGCGCGAGATCCGCGCCCTGGTCCGGGAGCTGGCCTCCGACGGAACGACCGTGTTCCTCTCCTCGCACCTGCTCGACGAGATCGAGCAGGTGTGCACGCACGCCGCCGTGATGGCGCGGGGCCGGCTGGTCACCCAGGGCGCCGTGACCGAGCTGGCCGCGGGCATCAGGGGCCGGCTGGTCGTCACCACGCCGGACCCGGCGGACGCGGCCCGGGTCCTGAAGGAACGCGGGGTCGCGGACGTCGTGGTCGACGAGGACCGCGTGACCGGCGAACCCCCGGAAGGGGAACTCGCCGACCTGAACGCCGCGTTGGTCGCGGCGGGGGTGCGGGTGCGCGGTTTCGGCGTGGAACGGGCCACCCTGGAGGACGCGTTCATGGCACTGACGGGGGAGGGCTTCGATGTCGCGGGTTGA
- a CDS encoding LolA family protein, which translates to MAPYESDDSASAAEAAEADELRAARRRKAARYVVPAAVLGVAAGTIGLVPALADSGSPDLPEISAQQLIEKIAASDVQQLSGTVKITTDLGLPDLGGLESGLMSGAPSDGEGSAADPSAKLTELATGTHTLRVAADGPDRQKLSLLEDAAEYSLIHNGKDVWGYDSASNEVYHATAAEEAGGKQPKEVPATPGDLTEEALKAVDDTTSVTVDGTAQVAGRDAYKLVIKPKQSGSTVGAISVAVDAETGLPLKFTLTPASGGAAVVDAGFTQVSFAKPAASTFDFTPPKGAKVTEGDSLDEPEHTRKSEEDFGKDLGEDLGKGFGKGLDGPNVIGEGWNSVAVLDTGAEGGMPSGEAGGDLGGFLGSLGDQVKGDFGTGTVFKTRLVNALITDDGTVYVGAVTKDALVKAADSAQ; encoded by the coding sequence ATGGCACCGTACGAATCCGACGACAGCGCGAGCGCCGCGGAGGCCGCGGAGGCGGACGAACTGCGCGCGGCACGCCGGCGCAAGGCCGCGCGGTACGTCGTCCCGGCGGCGGTCCTGGGGGTGGCGGCGGGCACCATCGGTCTGGTTCCCGCGCTCGCCGACTCCGGAAGCCCCGACCTGCCGGAGATCAGCGCGCAGCAACTCATCGAGAAGATCGCCGCGTCGGACGTGCAGCAGCTGTCCGGCACCGTGAAGATCACCACGGATCTCGGACTGCCGGACCTGGGCGGTCTGGAGAGCGGTCTGATGTCCGGCGCCCCGTCGGACGGCGAGGGCTCCGCCGCGGATCCGTCGGCCAAGCTCACCGAGCTGGCGACCGGCACGCACACCCTGCGGGTCGCGGCCGACGGCCCGGACCGGCAGAAGCTGTCGCTGCTGGAGGACGCCGCCGAGTACAGCCTGATCCACAACGGCAAGGACGTGTGGGGCTACGACAGCGCGTCCAACGAGGTCTACCACGCCACCGCGGCCGAGGAGGCGGGCGGCAAGCAGCCGAAGGAGGTCCCGGCGACGCCCGGCGACCTCACCGAGGAGGCCCTGAAGGCGGTCGACGACACGACGTCCGTGACCGTCGACGGCACCGCCCAGGTCGCCGGCCGCGACGCGTACAAGCTGGTGATCAAGCCGAAGCAGTCCGGCTCCACGGTGGGTGCGATCAGCGTGGCGGTGGACGCGGAGACCGGACTGCCGCTGAAGTTCACGCTGACCCCGGCGAGCGGTGGGGCCGCCGTGGTGGACGCGGGCTTCACCCAGGTGAGCTTCGCCAAGCCGGCCGCGAGCACCTTCGACTTCACCCCGCCCAAGGGCGCGAAGGTGACCGAGGGCGACAGCCTCGACGAGCCGGAGCACACGCGGAAGTCCGAGGAGGACTTCGGCAAGGACCTCGGCGAGGACCTGGGCAAGGGCTTCGGCAAGGGCCTCGACGGGCCGAACGTCATCGGCGAGGGCTGGAACTCCGTCGCCGTGCTCGACACCGGCGCCGAGGGCGGCATGCCCTCCGGCGAGGCGGGCGGCGACCTGGGCGGCTTCCTGGGTTCCCTCGGCGACCAGGTGAAGGGCGACTTCGGCACCGGCACGGTCTTCAAGACCCGTCTGGTCAACGCCCTGATCACCGATGACGGCACGGTGTACGTCGGTGCCGTCACCAAGGACGCGCTGGTGAAGGCGGCCGACTCCGCGCAGTGA
- a CDS encoding polyprenyl synthetase family protein — protein MTVVGPFGLSVRDQALEADVQVGLAAVEEGLLEATKSEVPFITEAAQHLVRAGGKRFRPLLVMLSAQFGDPYAPGVVPSAVVVELTHLATLYHDDVMDEAAVRRGVPSANTRWGNSVAVLTGDFLFARASHILADLGPEAVRVQAEAFERLVTGQILETAGPTDGRDPVDHYLDVLGGKTGSLVAVSCRFGAMMSGAEDPVVDVLTQYGERLGVAFQLADDVLDIASDSHESGKTPGTDLREGIATLPVLRLRERAARLGLAEDIALCELLDSDLTDDERHAEALTALRAHPALEQARRDTVRYAEEARAALAPLRECDAKATLIELCDAVVHRAG, from the coding sequence GTGACCGTCGTCGGGCCGTTCGGGCTGAGCGTGCGGGACCAGGCTCTGGAAGCCGATGTCCAGGTCGGATTGGCGGCTGTCGAGGAAGGGTTGCTCGAAGCCACCAAGAGCGAGGTCCCCTTCATCACGGAGGCCGCGCAGCATCTGGTGCGGGCCGGCGGGAAGCGGTTCCGTCCGCTGCTGGTGATGCTCAGCGCGCAGTTCGGCGACCCGTACGCGCCCGGGGTCGTGCCCTCGGCCGTGGTCGTGGAGCTGACCCATCTGGCGACGCTGTACCACGACGACGTGATGGACGAGGCCGCCGTGCGGCGCGGAGTGCCGAGCGCCAACACCCGCTGGGGCAACTCCGTCGCGGTCCTCACCGGTGACTTCCTCTTCGCGCGCGCCTCGCACATCCTCGCCGACCTCGGGCCCGAGGCGGTGCGGGTGCAGGCGGAGGCGTTCGAACGGCTGGTGACCGGACAGATCCTGGAGACCGCCGGGCCCACGGACGGGCGCGACCCGGTCGATCACTACCTGGACGTCCTGGGCGGCAAGACGGGCTCGCTGGTGGCGGTGTCGTGCCGCTTCGGCGCGATGATGTCGGGCGCCGAGGACCCGGTCGTGGACGTCCTGACGCAGTACGGCGAGCGGCTGGGCGTCGCCTTCCAGCTCGCGGACGACGTGCTGGACATCGCCTCCGACTCGCACGAGTCCGGCAAGACGCCGGGCACGGATCTGCGGGAGGGCATCGCGACCCTGCCCGTACTGCGGCTGCGTGAGCGCGCGGCCCGGCTCGGCCTGGCCGAGGACATCGCCCTGTGCGAGTTGCTGGACTCCGATCTGACGGACGACGAGCGGCACGCCGAGGCGCTGACCGCGCTGCGGGCGCACCCGGCGCTGGAGCAGGCCCGGCGCGACACCGTCCGCTACGCCGAGGAGGCGCGCGCCGCGCTCGCGCCGCTGCGTGAGTGCGACGCGAAGGCCACGCTGATCGAGCTGTGCGACGCCGTCGTGCACCGGGCCGGTTAG